The Helicoverpa zea isolate HzStark_Cry1AcR chromosome 4, ilHelZeax1.1, whole genome shotgun sequence genome segment CTATgctaatatgtataatatttatatacgaGGCAGTTAACTGAGTTATTACTTACTTTCTCTATTAAGTCCCAGTCGTATATCACATTCAGGTTACAACACATAACATGCacataaatgaaatgaaattaaactaaaatatatcaaaaattCTCGAATACTGaagtaagtttatttaattatttatttacagcacTTATCTACCATTACAGGTTTCTCTTACCTAGTACGAAGTTGTACCTACCGTTAAAAGATAGAGGTCTTATTACAATTAGCTACGTTGATTATTTCTGTAACTGCAGGAATGGACTTAAATTGAGAATTACTTCAAGTTCGGTTATTATTTCATCTCAGTTAAGTTGCATTACTTTTAATTACTTAGTTTATAGTAATAAAAGTAcggaaagtattttttgttactgaCACGTTTTCTAAAGCATTTACGTATGTGTGTGCGTCGccaaaaatgaaattgattaCGTGGGTACACGTGCCTATTATTACcaacaaagtattttttgtacagCTGCCGATGTTCCCACGGAAAATTTAGAACGGAAAGATATTAATAGGTTAAGGGTTGTTCCCGTTTGTTGACTTGAGCATGACGAAACAAAAATTGTTATagagtgtgttctgtatggctccaattatatttaatacactGCCAAAGAGCTGGACAGCGCTGCCATTGCCACTTTTTTAAAAATGTACTGCATAAGTTTTTAGCGAGTAAagtgtattataatattttagatttcataaatgaaaaagactttattattcctaattatatttttccttgttcttcttcttaatcctatgttcaataatttttgatttattaatattatattacatgcCAATTGGTAAAATATGGCGGATCTTTTTACCATTATGTAACAACATCATTGTAACCCGTAtttgcaataataaatatcattatCTTTATGTAGTTTTGAATTAGGTACACATGCCCAATAATGcacaaatatgaatttaaagtCAATTAATCATGTAGAGTACTTACGTCccattaaaatcaaataatgcATAATGTTAGACTGCAACCAGCCAAGAGACTAATGCGATCATAAATAACTCAAACACATcagcatagtaaattgtatcaACATAGACATTCGTTGCTCGATTATTTATGGAATTTAAAATGTGTTGCGAACTCGTGATTACATTGGCAAAATTTAGACTAACACATGAATGACAAATAAGCAGCTTTTCCGACtgcaaataaactttttttaaataaacctagTCCCAAAAGTAGAGAAAGAAAAGCATCTAAATGAAAAACCTGACAAGTGCAAATGGGACTCTTACTAAACAGTTTATCAATAgcgttttgatatattttttaaaatacttaatgccttgtggaaaaaaaaaaacactttatacGAAACCCTACAAAACTAAAGCTTCGTCAAGCTGCAGCATTGCTGAGACAGCTCAGTATTTTCTTTTTGCAGGTTGgaatttgattaaaaaacttttacaagTTAGTCGTAGTTACCTGTGATAAGACGGAAGACTCTGTCGTGTTGATACTGCACATTTCTGAACGTTATTTTTTTCGTTCTGATAGGGACAACGACCgggaaaacattttgaaattcaCTAATTTACCCTTGTGTCAGCGTAATGTGAATTTGTTTCAAAGTGGAACGAACAAAATAGCCCTTATTTTCTTTGACATCGCTAATTATTGTTGGACCATTGGCCTATCTTGAAGGATGATGTTTGCTTGTGTCAGGTGATGCATCAACGATGAGTCGCCGCGCGCGGCCGTGACATGGGAGCGCAGGCATGGGCTGGCGCGCCGTGCAACCGCCGCACATCGCCGCCGGCTTGCTCCTACTGCTGCTAGTTAACCTGCCAGGTTTGAACTATCATTTTTCAGTTTTCCACCCTCGAATCTGTCTCTTTCCAGAACTTACTCGTGTATTGAGTGGCCAATTTCATTACAATATTTAGTTATCACACCCAATTTCATACTATTGTACAATGTTTGGTTTTGTGGACGCAGTAACCTGCCACCAAGACCACCAAGATGCTGTGCACATCACGGCGATCCTCGGCGAGAGCGTGGTGTTCAACTGCCAGGTGGACTTCCCGGAAGACATCCCGGTGCCGTACGTGTTGCAGTGGGAGAAGAAGGTAGGCGAAACGGTACGACGGTCCACACTCCACTCTTACAATACAACGCTGCTCATCTACCGTGTGTGTGTTTCTGTTCAGTAGAGATCGGCTCGTCCGCGCGACGCGCCCCGCAGAATGTAAAGTATATCTCGTGATGTGTCGGCTCCGACACCTCGTATTGTCCCGTGCTAGTGGTAAcgcgcgggcgccgcgggccGGGGGCGCCGCCCCAGCGCCCTCGCCCCGCGCGCGCCCTCCGCACGCCTTTTGTGTATCTCTGCCTCTTCTGCGTATTGCCTCGTGTACCTACCGCGCTCGTCACAGACCGGTTCGACATACACCACAGTGATAAAGGCCTTCAAAGCGAGTCCGAGAGAGCAGCAGACCCCCGTTAGATAACGAACATACACATACACGCCACTTTACATGTACAATAAGATTTTTTCctcctattattttatttgggtgCACCGTTGTTATTGCGAGATAGTATCGGGCGCACTATCGCTTACACGGCTGACACGGGGCACGCGCACTCTCGCGCACTGGCGGCGGTTCTGTCTGTTTCTCTCTTCCTGTGGCTGTGGGCTTCTCCCACGCTCTGTCGGCAATTGTAGATCCATATACAACTTACTTGACATACTTTGTATCGTATTCTTGTTGCTCATTCAAACGACTGCACAGTTGATCTACTTTGTTGCATGCTGTAGAGACGCTTAAGTTTCCCCGTTTTCACTTTCTGCATGCTACGATTATAACCTCATTGACTAAGCGTTTCATAGACTACTGTTCAGGCAAATACGAGcaaattcaaacaaagtaaGGTTAAATCATTATTTAGTGAATCAATTTTCATGATTTGTTTATCATCCTTGCATGTTTAAGTAGTTTTCTTTCTTTATGTAGGTAGATAGTTTTTATCTTGTAACCACAAAACCAAAATGACACCCGCGTGCAACGGTGACTGAATTGCACGTCTCGTTACAAGATTAAGCATCTGATTCTGTCTGTGTTTTGTGAAAACGCATCGCATCGTCTTGAAAGCTTTGACCAGAGTTGGAAATGTGTAGCGCCACAACCGGTTATGCGGCGAACAGTATTTAGAACATAAGTATTTAGCTGTATGTAAGCTAAGTGGTAGACGTAAAGAGTTCGCGCCAGTCGTGCTCGGTTGTTAACATGTGTGCGTGGGTGCGTAGGGACAGGACATCCCGATCTACATCTGGTACGAGAGCTACCCGACGCACAGCGGCGAGGGCTACGAGGGCAGGGTGTCGCGCGTGGCGCCCGACTCGCCCTACGGCGCGGCCAGCCTCAACCTCACCAATATCCGCGAGTCTGACCAGGTACACACTTATGTCAACTCCAACgtttaattagaaaattaacTAAATCTTATTTTACATCTGCTTATTATGTATTACTAAACAAAGTTAAGATAACgtctatgtaaatattatgtatgtaaataatgtaagaTATAACACCCATGTTTCGTTTACCAGGGTTGGTACGAGTGTAAGGTGGTGTTCCTCAACCGGTCACCCAACCAGCACAAGAATGGCACATGGTTCCACTTGGACGTGCACGCGCCACCACGCTTCTCCATCACACCGGAAGACATTATTTACGTTAATTTAGGTAATTATGACTGCCATAATACCATCCATATTATCATATACCGAATTACTTTACCATTCCAACACATTTGAATTAATCTACTCCTAAAGAAATTACAATTATACCCATTCACCAATTCCAGGAGACGCCATAATCCTCAACTGCCAAGCGGAGGGCACGCCGACGCCCGAGATCCTGTGGTACAAGGACGCGAACCCCGTGGAGCCGTCCGGCACGGTGGGCATCTTCAACGACGGCACGGAGCTGCGGATCAGCAACATTCGCCACGAGGACATCGGCGACTATACGTGCATCGCGCGCAATGGCGAGGGACAGGTCTCGCATACCGCGAGGGTCATTATTGCTGGAGGAGCTGTTATTACTGTGAGTTTCACTTTGTTTGCGGGTTTAATAAAGGGAGATGTTTTCTCCATCGTTAGTTGTTGGAAAATATGTTCTATGAaacgacacaaaaaaaaacctattgcAAATGCGCTATACTTTCACGTCGCCAAGTCTGGATATATCTTACTTGCATAATACTAAAGCGGTATTTCAGATAATCAAATAATTACTTAAGATTGGACTAATGTGCAGGGTAGTCTTGTAAGTTTGTTATTCAAGTAAACTGTCAACTTCTTCGCCTAGAATCAACGATAACGGTCTATTAAATATCTTCTTCAGATGCCGCCAACGAATCAAACAAAGTTAGAAGGAGAGAAGGTGCAGTTCTCATGTGAAGCGAAGGCGTTGCCGGGCAACGTAACGGTGAAGTGGTTCCGCGAGGGTGCTCCGGTGGCCGAGGTCGCAGCCCTGGAGACACGCGTCACTATCCGGAGAGATGGGGCTCTGGTCATCAACCCGGTGGCGGCAGATGACTCGGGACAGTATCTGTGTGAAGTGTCCAACGGGATCGGAGACCCTCAAAGTGCTTCGGCCtatttgaatgttgaatgtgagattttgtgatttttcttgctgaatattttaatatcattaaattCGGAAGTTAGTTTGTTGTGTACGCTTTATCACTAATACAGATGACCTGTGGGTTTTTGATAATGATATAAAAAGGGAACCAGCATCATATGGAGGTACACAATACTACAGAGAGTTAGCGGAatcttgttttaaataataaaaaaaacaattaaaattaataaagaactTCTCTACTTATCCTACTTACTTCTTTATACttcattattttgttcttcTAAAACCTATTTACTATTCCAGATCCAGCGAAAGTTACGTTTACTCCAACCGTGCAGTACCTCCCATTCCGTCTGGCGGGTGTCGTGCAGTGCTACATAAAGGCCAACCCTCCCCTCCAATACGTGACCTGGACGAAGGACAAGCGGCTGCTGGAGCCGTACCAGACAAAGGACATCGTCATCATGAACAACGGCTCCTTGCTCTTCACGCGGGTCAACCAGAACCATCAGGGTCGCTATACTTGTACACCTTATAACGCGCAGGGAACCCAAGGCTCTTCTGGTTAGTATACAATCTAAAATTTGTCTTTGATAAAGTGATGTTTAGAAGATacataaaatcataattttgttCACCAGGTCCGATGGAAGTGTTAGTTCGTAAACCACCAGTGTTCACAGTGGAACCGGAACCCCTGTACCAAAGAAAGGTAAAATAAATTTCAAGTAACCTTTATAAGTCGCTCGTGAAAAATTTCGTTGCATATCGTATTTATGATCACTTTCCGAATGGCAATGCCGGAAAACTTGAATTCGTTAGTTGACTGTCACGTGGTCTCTCCTCAATATTCGTCGGTTCTTACTCAGTGaattttcttcttcttatcgaatGAGCTGCAGGTTTTAATCACCTAagaagccctagtgtcagagttttctcaaatccc includes the following:
- the LOC124629795 gene encoding protein turtle isoform X5; this encodes MGWRAVQPPHIAAGLLLLLLVNLPVTCHQDHQDAVHITAILGESVVFNCQVDFPEDIPVPYVLQWEKKVGETGQDIPIYIWYESYPTHSGEGYEGRVSRVAPDSPYGAASLNLTNIRESDQGWYECKVVFLNRSPNQHKNGTWFHLDVHAPPRFSITPEDIIYVNLGDAIILNCQAEGTPTPEILWYKDANPVEPSGTVGIFNDGTELRISNIRHEDIGDYTCIARNGEGQVSHTARVIIAGGAVITMPPTNQTKLEGEKVQFSCEAKALPGNVTVKWFREGAPVAEVAALETRVTIRRDGALVINPVAADDSGQYLCEVSNGIGDPQSASAYLNVEYPAKVTFTPTVQYLPFRLAGVVQCYIKANPPLQYVTWTKDKRLLEPYQTKDIVIMNNGSLLFTRVNQNHQGRYTCTPYNAQGTQGSSGPMEVLVRKPPVFTVEPEPLYQRKVGESVEMHCEAQEAEGTQRPSVLWRRRDGLPLQKARVRALGGNITIDTLRRQDFGIYQCVASNEVATIVADTQLVIEGTQPHAPYNVSGTATEFQVTLRWQPGYAGGPDYKQDYTIWYREAGFSEWTKVPVTPSGATSVTINRLQPGTTYEFQVNSKNTIGEGMMSKAITIRTLGPKSGPPRNLTVTEVHNGFLITWQAPLERSHLVQYYTIKYRTDAQWKTLNRGQIRPEETSYLVKNLVGGRTYYFRVLANSATSYESSEEVKFPVPARVKHKAITAGVVGGILFFIVAIILSVCAVKICNKRKRRKQEKAYNMVAARLTDLRAADSTQVPFKKKSDLENAEYRV
- the LOC124629795 gene encoding protein turtle isoform X4, whose protein sequence is MGWRAVQPPHIAAGLLLLLLVNLPVTCHQDHQDAVHITAILGESVVFNCQVDFPEDIPVPYVLQWEKKVGETGQDIPIYIWYESYPTHSGEGYEGRVSRVAPDSPYGAASLNLTNIRESDQGWYECKVVFLNRSPNQHKNGTWFHLDVHAPPRFSITPEDIIYVNLGDAIILNCQAEGTPTPEILWYKDANPVEPSGTVGIFNDGTELRISNIRHEDIGDYTCIARNGEGQVSHTARVIIAGGAVITMPPTNQTKLEGEKVQFSCEAKALPGNVTVKWFREGAPVAEVAALETRVTIRRDGALVINPVAADDSGQYLCEVSNGIGDPQSASAYLNVEYPAKVTFTPTVQYLPFRLAGVVQCYIKANPPLQYVTWTKDKRLLEPYQTKDIVIMNNGSLLFTRVNQNHQGRYTCTPYNAQGTQGSSGPMEVLVRKPPVFTVEPEPLYQRKVGESVEMHCEAQEAEGTQRPSVLWRRRDGLPLQKARVRALGGNITIDTLRRQDFGIYQCVASNEVATIVADTQLVIEGTQPHAPYNVSGTATEFQVTLRWQPGYAGGPDYKQDYTIWYREAGFSEWTKVPVTPSGATSVTINRLQPGTTYEFQVNSKNTIGEGMMSKAITIRTLDVGAKPKAAPTPAGPVDEKIFQNAPEGSGPKSGPPRNLTVTEVHNGFLITWQAPLERSHLVQYYTIKYRTDAQWKTLNRGQIRPEETSYLVKNLVGGRTYYFRVLANSATSYESSEEVKFPVPARVKHKAITAGVVGGILFFIVAIILSVCAVKICNKRKRRKQEKAYNMVAARLTDLRAADSTQVPFKKKSDLENAEYRV